The genomic window TGTTGGAGAGAAGAGGAAGTCACAGTAGAGGGTTTCGAAATAAGAGAGGACTGCTGCTGTTGATGGTGGTGCTGGTGCTGGAGGTGATTATGAGGATGATGGTGGatgtgttgttgttgttgttgttgctgatGATGATGAATATGATTGCTACTCATAACAGTGctattagtattattagtaGGTGCTGCCGTTGTTGTATTCCCATTAGGGTCTACTTTCCTCTTTTTGGCACCCTCAGATTCCTGGTTTTTCTTGgttttaatcttaattttaatGCCTATACCAGTTCCTGTCTTTAGAATTTCACTACTGTACATGGGCTCATCCGTAGATGGATTTCCACCATGTGTACTGGACGGACgattatagttattattcaCTGACATGGCTCTGTGTTGCTGCTGTTGAATTGATATCTGTTGCTGTCGATGCATATTATTTCCCATAGTTTGATGTTGCTGTTGCTGCATCATTTGTTGCATCTGTTGatgatgttgttgttgttgctgttgttgttggttcagtatttgttgttgttgttgttgttgcatTTGAGGATGATATCCTTGATGTTGTTGCATGTAGTTCCTAGTATGCTGAGGCATCATACCTTGATGGTAACCCATAGGTCCCCCACCAGGAAGCCTATGATGAGGATGATGTCCAACTATATTATTAGATGCAACAGCAGCCGCTGCCGCCGCTGCCACTTTGTTCACAGAATCTTCGTCGGAGCTAGAGCCAAAAGAAATCTTTTTTCTAGTAGCAAGAGTGTTGTTTACACTATTGGCACTATTGCTGTCTTGcttcattttgtatatgtcatcatcttcttcttcttcaaaattgtaGACAGAGTTATTATTCCCAGATACTCCAACACCGCCACCACCAATGACGCCACCACCACCTCCCTCATCCGTACCTTTCTTCTTTCTAGAATAAGACCTTTTTGGTGCATTTGGATCCTTACTCGGATTCTTACGAGGTCTTCCTCTTTTCCTCTTAGCTGCTGGAGGCTCTGCattaaagttgaaataattttgagcGAATGAAAACTGTCGGGGGTCCTGTGGAAGTTGTCCCCCATACTGATTCGAGTCACGTATTTGTTGCTGCTGTTGAACTTGCCTCTGTTGTTGTTGCTGTTCCTGATGCTGTGTTTGTTGATTGGGGATTCCCATTGCACCCATTTGATAAGGATTATTATATGGTTGTTGTTGGGGTTGATGATGTTGCTGCATTTGAGAgaaattaattctattttgcaTTTGTTGTTGAACGGAATGTTGTTGAGTTCTTGCTTGCGGCGTTCCTTGCTGAGGCGGCATGGCAACAGACTGTGACTGACTTCTAGCTGATGCAGCGGAAACTTGTTGCTGCAAGGCTTGTTGATGATTCATCGTTGATTGATGTTGCTGTCTCATCCGCATATTCTGCTGCTGCTGAATGTGTTGTGGATCTTGATTCATAGAGGAAGGATTATTTTCATTGGACAAGATGGATGAGGCTGGAGATGGATTACTCATCATCATAGGAGATGGAGAGCTTGACGTGGTCATGACAGGGATGTTATCGACGCAAGATGTCATAGGAGATGAGGAAGAAACATTACTAGGAGGAGGACCCGCTATAGGAGCTAGAGAATTGTTCCTCAGATTACATGAGTCCGAACCCGACGACGATGATGATGAAAAGGAGGAATGTACGCCACTCGACGACGACTTCCCtgcaaatatacaaatatcgtagaaagaaaatataaaaattacttcagTTCCTCACTTAAGAACACTTACATTGTAAATCACGATTGAAGACCTGATCCGAGTAGTTTAATCTTTCTCTATTATTTGGGCTATCCGGACTTGTCCCATCCGCCACTGAGTGGACATCTCCTTTACTGGGACTATTGGAACTAGCGATGGAAAAGACGCCAGAATCCGCTTGACTTGCAGGGGAGTCTTTGTTGGATGCATCTCTCGGGGATTCTATCGGAGGAACAGACATAAAACGATGATAAATAtgagtaaacaaataaaatattaatttaagaacGATCAGAGGGAAGCTCGCATCACAAACACACTCTTCATACTACTACTACTTTAGTAACTAATGTTACTTCTCTCCCTCTTTCtccatctctctctctctttctccctCACTCTCCTTCACTTCGTACGTctctctccttctttttttttttttttctctctctctcttcttctttttactcATGTCTAGCTAGCTAGCTAGCTGCctctatttttctcttttatatatttctcctctttttttcttttgcttcttcctttttctccttttctctttcatttttacaaaaaaaaaaaaaattatacggaatgaattacaatatatgtacaaaaaaggcTATTTTTCCTTTAGCAGCAATACATATCGCCCttgtcattatttatattattcattattatataattccaaTAAGTAGTAGTGTACAACAAGACGTAATAGTAAAGGGAGGTCATGAGATAAGtcaaaattatgaaagaaataaagtataacTATTTAgtaaggagagagagagagagggaaaaaAAGTCAAGTGATAACAGCATTTTTTTGgccttgaaaaaaattatatttgtacagtttatacatttattttttattgtattacaagaggaaaaaaaagacgcacacaGCTAGGAAAGGGAGAGGGAAAGGAGAGggagaaaaagggaaaaaaagaaaaaggacaTGTTGCGATGCCAAATTAAACgtgtataaaatgaaaatttattatgtcaaatattattttccaaaaaatatactctatatatataatatgcacaattattattagtgatCAAAGACTCCTCCTCCTCTTACTTCTCTTTAGTTTATGCAACAACAGGTCCTAGTTCTCAAGTAAGTAAAATACACGGCATTCTTTAAGAGGAGTTGGGAGAGAATGACGTAAGTGAACGAAGGTGAAGATCACAATCTCTTCTTCTCCTCCTCCTTCACGTACAGTTTCTTAGCCGccctctcttctttttttcatagctattagaaataagaagaagagaagatctcgacttatttattattcaatacagCAGTAGTGATTGGAGTGCTCGTTCACTCTctcattattcttattattattcgaaGTCTTCAGGCACGCATGCACACCCCTCACACGCATGTCGTCGTCTTCACTACACTATGAGGAGGAGAAGAAGGCATTGCTTattcttaaaagaaaagaaactacTGTGTCAGTGTAACATCATTCATCATTGTAGTGTCTACTACATTGATACATACATGtcatgtttctttttcttctgaaggaaaatatacattgatataattACAATGTATGTAGAGGCCAAAGATATGATGATATGATTTCGTCATCATTGCCAATCGTAAAGGCATAGGatgttgtatatacatataacataattttctcGTATTTAAGAAATGTTCTTATTTTGACAACTGAGACCATCTTTCTAATAGTCTGACAAAACTCTCGGCaacaattttctcttttatagCTCTCCTTAGGAACACCACATAACCTTTcgcaaataaatgaatatacatataatatagtacataacataaatacaaatatgtatttcaaaaggGAAGAAAAGCAGGAGCTTTCTAGTTATATCAATGGATATCTACGCAGATCATTTGCAGCCCATTTAACAACTCAAATGACATAGATTAATGTACAACATCTTCACCACCGTCAGACATCACAACCCGgaactcgtttttttttttttttttcagcaacattatacataatatcatgaatatatttatattgaaactCCATGTAATTTCTAAACAAGCATTCAAAAGGAGAAAAACTACGACATTTTCAAGGCCAAAAAATAGCGGACGCGAAAAggaggaatatatatataatgttaagttttaattttttttctttatggtaATTGGCATATGTGCCATCAAGAAGACCCGTGTAGTCATTTCAAAAAGTAGGATTATAgctataagtattatattttgagaggaAAGAGTAGAGGGGGTAAGTAAAATGACAGAAGGACCGACTTTCTTTTTGAGGAATAGATGGAaggaaaacataaaataatgtatgggTTCGGATGGAAAAACACAGAgctagtaataataataagtcaAAACTATCGTATATCACTACTAATGAAACGcataatgaataatttcaataattattacctTTATCTTGAACGTTTCCACCGGGCCCATTCGACTCTATACGACTCGGAGAGTAGGAAGGTCTCCCAGTGAAGGCATAGGCATATCCATCTTGATTCCCTTGTTTAGACTGAGGTATTGTATCTTCAGATGAACCTCCATACTTGATCCTAATTTTGCCGGTAAAGTTCGCAGAATTTGAATCCTGACTATTCTCGGAGGAAGGAGGTGTTCTCTCAGGTGGAAGAAATCCTCCACTACAACCACCTCCTTTACTATTTTGGCTTCCTAAGCAGCCATTATTATCTAGATGATGTGGGGTACTACCTCCTCCAGGAGAGGCAATCCACTTATCTCTTTTAGTCTCTAGTTTAAGCTTAGGAAGAGAATTAGTGGGAGATGGAACACGACTATCTGGCTTGGTATGAAGAGGATGCATCGTGGGAGAGTTGGAGGCAGAAGAAAAATCTTCTTTGGAATGATTTTCTGGTTTAAGTCTATCTCCAGATTCAATAAGAAAATGTTGGTCCAGGATGGAATTGCAAGTGTGAAGTCTTTTAGCTTCTTTGGTAGAGAAGACCTCTCGACACTTTGAGCATCTAAGGGAGGATCCTTCGTCCGGTGAAGGACGACGTCTAACTTTTTTACCCGGCTCGGGTGTTAGTTTGGTGATTGTGACGGAGGTGTTGGCTTTGGGGGAGGAAGGAGGAGATGAGTCTTTGAGTGGTGAGATCGAAACTCTAGACACAGATGGATGATTTGTCGAAGCTGATCCCTCCGGTGTTGCTGTTATTATCGTCGCCGCCGCCGTCGTTGTTGAAGGTAGGGGAgtcttaacttttttgaaagggTATTCGTAGAGAGAGGAGGAAGGAGATGGAGATTCCCTCTTTAGTGGACTACTACTGATAGAGGTTGAAGTGGAAGTGGTTATTTCCGGAGTAGAAGAGTGCGTTGAGGGGGCTGTCGTAGGTTGTAGAGATATGTCCACTAACTTGACGCTGCAGGCCTTGGTTGTGAGAGACGGATTCTTATGGAGAGCTCCGTTCTCTTCTTCAAGAGAGAAGGAGGAGGTATTGCTACTGATACTATTAAGGTGAATACCAACGCTAGACGGAGAGCCAGAGCCGCTACTACTCGTCGTTTTGGAAGATGTATTAATAGTATTGTTAATAGCACTATTACTGCTGTTTGGAAGTGGCAAAGCCGTTGCTGAAAACGATATGGAGGAGGTGCAAGAAGATAGTGAGGAGGATTTATCTCCTCCAGGTTTAGGGGGTGATAGAGCCAGACCTCTCCAAGAAGAATTCTCCATCATTTATCAAGAGACCTTGAAACAGAGTCCTTATTCCTGTGGTACATTCCAAGTCACACATTCAATCCCCTTCTTATCTATTCACGGAACTCAAATGATTGCTTActtggaaaatattattcaagcaCCCGGGTTTGGGACACGGACTCACTTTCACATTTCACTTCCCATTCATTCATTCAACATCCAAAATAACTCCAATATACCGATTTGAAGCTgactctctttctctctctctaaatatatgtatgcttTTAACTCGAGTCACggcaaacaaacaaacaattccTACTCTTACTCAACTTAAGatattgtaaaactttttaaaaaaatagttcaagttaaagattttaaattaaatagaagaGAAGACGATGAGACATGACCCCATTCTTAGCCATTCTTACGGAAATAGCTCCCAGTCTACttctttttcttcgtttttttacttcttttttttttctttttctctctctcttaatTGCTTCTCCTTTCTAGAACAGCTCAACAGGCCTAATTCAGccaatttcaataaaacataCACTTTTACTCGCACGCCTTGCCCAACCTGGATCTATAAATCAagctttttcttttctctttccaGTCTACAAACCTTTGCCTGGAGCAGCCACAGCCTGCCGACTCTTcagatctatcaaaaaaattctatgtAATCCTTCATTATAAGCCATACCAAAGAGAATATACTTCCATCTCATGATTCCATCCAGGATTTCAGACAATTCCGTTAGTCCCCTACTTTAATAGC from Lepeophtheirus salmonis chromosome 1, UVic_Lsal_1.4, whole genome shotgun sequence includes these protein-coding regions:
- the LOC121131726 gene encoding uncharacterized protein; protein product: MMENSSWRGLALSPPKPGGDKSSSLSSCTSSISFSATALPLPNSSNSAINNTINTSSKTTSSSGSGSPSSVGIHLNSISSNTSSFSLEEENGALHKNPSLTTKACSVKLVDISLQPTTAPSTHSSTPEITTSTSTSISSSPLKRESPSPSSSLYEYPFKKVKTPLPSTTTAAATIITATPEGSASTNHPSVSRVSISPLKDSSPPSSPKANTSVTITKLTPEPGKKVRRRPSPDEGSSLRCSKCREVFSTKEAKRLHTCNSILDQHFLIESGDRLKPENHSKEDFSSASNSPTMHPLHTKPDSRVPSPTNSLPKLKLETKRDKWIASPGGGSTPHHLDNNGCLGSQNSKGGGCSGGFLPPERTPPSSENSQDSNSANFTGKIRIKYGGSSEDTIPQSKQGNQDGYAYAFTGRPSYSPSRIESNGPGGNVQDKESPRDASNKDSPASQADSGVFSIASSNSPSKGDVHSVADGTSPDSPNNRERLNYSDQVFNRDLQWKSSSSGVHSSFSSSSSSGSDSCNLRNNSLAPIAGPPPSNVSSSSPMTSCVDNIPVMTTSSSPSPMMMSNPSPASSILSNENNPSSMNQDPQHIQQQQNMRMRQQHQSTMNHQQALQQQVSAASARSQSQSVAMPPQQGTPQARTQQHSVQQQMQNRINFSQMQQHHQPQQQPYNNPYQMGAMGIPNQQTQHQEQQQQQRQVQQQQQIRDSNQYGGQLPQDPRQFSFAQNYFNFNAEPPAAKRKRGRPRKNPSKDPNAPKRSYSRKKKGTDEGGGGGVIGGGGVGVSGNNNSVYNFEEEEDDDIYKMKQDSNSANSVNNTLATRKKISFGSSSDEDSVNKVAAAAAAAVASNNIVGHHPHHRLPGGGPMGYHQGMMPQHTRNYMQQHQGYHPQMQQQQQQQILNQQQQQQQQHHQQMQQMMQQQQHQTMGNNMHRQQQISIQQQQHRAMSVNNNYNRPSSTHGGNPSTDEPMYSSEILKTGTGIGIKIKIKTKKNQESEGAKKRKVDPNGNTTTAAPTNNTNSTVMSSNHIHHHQQQQQQQHIHHHPHNHLQHQHHHQQQQSSLISKPSTVTSSSLQQQHQQQGNSSAPSLPSSTYTPSVSLTSQLSMSQQMQIPRPSNPSGPSAQHMIPQHIQSQLQQQTPKCSVSSPSPTQQQQHAARFKSQMQQRPGGPVSPAGMRPQSPYVSPHGSSPTFSGNSTTNNNNNSNVNPSNNNSTNNSINNPFKMNGPTNNGMNNYYQHRINSPFHEQQSAQQQFYHQGGYNNYNQGNSHRFSAGIQQQQQYYNQQQQQQYNQQQQATTAFDYNSQQQVQGGMFQGGNGAYGNSSNIYMNASAGQGGIQSNSSPMHHSNNMHMPMPGVGLPRVSPSLGGQSRSSATPLVSPSPSDHSPASNHNPLTPASNYGPTTPQSCGRPQTPQHSQTPSVVPPAPLASPITPVGPKTPQSVGFPLSNNPPSSSAANTPLPSLGKQQPSPLSNESDLKSPLANMKSPSGGTSSNLRKIRRPSKQKEEEGPLSNKESTYSTSLQNSPAAPVKTFTPSSPAIKSELDLPLKTTSPPHPTHTETPGGVKKEIKSPKSPKHDVIKEEIKEEVEKSGFVARWADLDNKILKKIFSYGIVKDGSSFMVRVSRVCSSWFKAAIDPDIWTHLDFSAGKLKEKYRNDKKLEIFLKKFPNVRELKCGNWRNSVSSSTLKIIAANCPKIVSLSFNGCFKLTNEDLKFIGDNFEHLERLDLSSVSPSSGSSRSAVSSTCLSEFITVLGKRLTYLNISNNKMAGLPFVFKALSSNSSNLRELDISNITTTSRDTILINMEKFQKGCPLLRALNCNHTMISLSETPIKEQVHSPGFPLLERLQIAVDSRGYFEGMDDSQIERILKKSDRLRHLDIRGCQRVSDSCLIRLPTWDIEHLILSGCSAASASADGLELMVRKWADKLVEMDVSNTPGERAVNYTVEAFVEADKTNIRKLNLSCTAVSLKPLTRLLKNCPSIEYLNLSSCRGLARGMKRLYQTRPDIIKLRTEIIDGKFNDNDDSDD